One genomic window of Salvia miltiorrhiza cultivar Shanhuang (shh) chromosome 4, IMPLAD_Smil_shh, whole genome shotgun sequence includes the following:
- the LOC131023894 gene encoding uncharacterized protein LOC131023894 isoform X1, translating into MLRLLSAHRLSYSLPNYIVGKSSNTRFARAASGSDKSQTSEKTDQDKDAKSGANKPLTGGGYAKRSDEEGFGATYGGNQSLSKDDEDKIVHGNVPDAQRGQSCYGSLHGEWISMYLDQQAQIGDSCSRAPT; encoded by the exons ATGTTGAGATTACTGAGTGCACACCGCTTGTCATATTCTTTACCAAATTATATTGTTGGAAAATCATCCAACACTAGATTTGCACGAGCTGCATCTGGGTCGGACAAATCACAAACATCAGAAAAAACAGACCAAGATAAAGATGCCAAATCCGG GGCTAATAAACCTTTAACTGGAGGAGGCTACGCCAAAAGGTCTGATGAAGAAGGTTTTGGAGCAACATATGGGGGTAATCAATCCCTCTCCAAAGATGATGAGGATAAAATTGTTCATGGAAACGTCCCTG ATGCTCAGCGTGGTCAATCGTGCTATGGAAGCCTTCATGGTGAATGGATATCCATGTACCTAGACCAACAGGCTCAGATCGGCGATTCTTGCTCGCGTGCTCCGACTTAG
- the LOC131023894 gene encoding uncharacterized protein LOC131023894 isoform X3, with protein MLRLLSAHRLSYSLPNYIVGKSSNTRFARAASGSDKSQTSEKTDQDKDAKSGANKPLTGGGYAKRSDEEGFGATYGGNQSLSKDDEDKIVHGNVPEYDGNKKSS; from the exons ATGTTGAGATTACTGAGTGCACACCGCTTGTCATATTCTTTACCAAATTATATTGTTGGAAAATCATCCAACACTAGATTTGCACGAGCTGCATCTGGGTCGGACAAATCACAAACATCAGAAAAAACAGACCAAGATAAAGATGCCAAATCCGG GGCTAATAAACCTTTAACTGGAGGAGGCTACGCCAAAAGGTCTGATGAAGAAGGTTTTGGAGCAACATATGGGGGTAATCAATCCCTCTCCAAAGATGATGAGGATAAAATTGTTCATGGAAACGTCCCTG AGTATGATGGGAACAAAAAGAGTTCATGA
- the LOC131023894 gene encoding uncharacterized protein LOC131023894 isoform X2: MLRLLSAHRLSYSLPNYIVGKSSNTRFARAASGSDKSQTSEKTDQDKDAKSGANKPLTGGGYAKRSDEEGFGATYGGNQSLSKDDEDKIVHGNVPGMDRFIIRKSSNTNEEASQREKVPQEQVPAIQ; encoded by the exons ATGTTGAGATTACTGAGTGCACACCGCTTGTCATATTCTTTACCAAATTATATTGTTGGAAAATCATCCAACACTAGATTTGCACGAGCTGCATCTGGGTCGGACAAATCACAAACATCAGAAAAAACAGACCAAGATAAAGATGCCAAATCCGG GGCTAATAAACCTTTAACTGGAGGAGGCTACGCCAAAAGGTCTGATGAAGAAGGTTTTGGAGCAACATATGGGGGTAATCAATCCCTCTCCAAAGATGATGAGGATAAAATTGTTCATGGAAACGTCCCTG GAATGGACAGATTTATTATCAGAAAATCATCAAATACGAATGAAGAGGCAAGTCAAAGAGAAAAAGTTCCTCAAGAACAAGTTCCCGCCATTCAATAG